Proteins from a genomic interval of Streptomyces sp. Tu6071:
- a CDS encoding DUF1275 family protein: MKESRSGSTRVDVPARAGGVPLWPLLALSLASGAVDALAVVALGGAFAGVMTGNLVFLGAALGSPGLPEGVAAPAAAVGGYVCGTACAAPALRARWGGPLRVLGAETVVLAVVAVVWAAGRPTGSEPYVLLAGLAAAMGGQASAVLALGPAGAPTTFFTSTLTSLVLDLARGGGVRRAAAPVARLCALVLGAALAALLHHTAPAWAAALPAAVLAATVAALVLVRASHPGRGQTPAGD; this comes from the coding sequence GTGAAGGAGTCGCGGAGCGGAAGCACCCGTGTCGACGTCCCCGCCCGCGCGGGGGGCGTCCCGCTGTGGCCGCTGCTCGCGCTGAGCCTCGCGTCGGGCGCGGTCGACGCGCTCGCCGTCGTGGCGCTCGGCGGCGCCTTCGCGGGGGTCATGACGGGCAACCTCGTCTTCCTCGGGGCGGCGCTGGGCAGCCCGGGACTGCCGGAGGGCGTCGCGGCCCCGGCGGCGGCGGTCGGCGGGTACGTGTGCGGTACGGCGTGCGCGGCGCCCGCGCTGCGGGCGCGGTGGGGCGGTCCGCTGCGGGTGCTCGGCGCCGAGACGGTGGTGCTCGCGGTGGTCGCCGTGGTGTGGGCGGCGGGGCGGCCCACGGGCAGCGAGCCGTACGTGCTGCTCGCGGGGCTCGCCGCGGCGATGGGCGGGCAGGCGTCCGCCGTCCTCGCGCTCGGCCCCGCGGGCGCCCCGACGACGTTCTTCACGAGCACCCTCACGTCCCTCGTGCTCGACCTCGCGCGCGGGGGCGGCGTCCGGCGCGCGGCGGCGCCCGTGGCCCGGCTGTGCGCACTCGTCCTCGGCGCGGCGCTCGCCGCGCTCCTGCACCACACGGCGCCCGCCTGGGCCGCGGCCCTCCCCGCCGCCGTTCTCGCCGCGACGGTGGCGGCGCTCGTGCTCGTCCGCGCTTCGCACCCCGGACGCGGACAGACACCGGCCGGGGACTGA
- a CDS encoding isochorismatase family protein — MTAFAHRPGTALLVVDMQNGVVAHAHRGDEVVATLAGLVARARAEGVPVVWVRHQDEALVPGTPAWQLVPALVPLPGEPVLGKEYADAFEATELEEVLAAAGVGRIVVTGAATDVCVRSTLHGGFARGYDTVLVSDAHTTEDTGVEGVPGPAAIIAHTNLYWSQQVAPGRVGGTAEAADVVLGAG, encoded by the coding sequence ATGACCGCCTTCGCGCACCGTCCCGGCACCGCCCTCCTCGTCGTCGACATGCAGAACGGGGTGGTGGCGCACGCCCACCGCGGCGACGAGGTGGTGGCGACACTCGCGGGACTCGTCGCGCGGGCGCGCGCCGAGGGAGTGCCGGTGGTGTGGGTGCGGCACCAGGACGAGGCGCTGGTGCCGGGAACCCCGGCGTGGCAGCTCGTCCCCGCGCTCGTGCCGCTGCCGGGCGAGCCGGTGCTCGGCAAGGAGTACGCGGACGCCTTCGAGGCGACGGAGCTGGAGGAGGTGCTCGCGGCGGCGGGCGTCGGCCGGATCGTCGTGACCGGCGCCGCGACGGACGTCTGCGTCCGCTCGACGCTGCACGGCGGCTTCGCGCGCGGCTACGACACGGTCCTCGTCTCGGACGCGCACACGACGGAGGACACCGGCGTCGAAGGCGTCCCCGGCCCGGCCGCGATCATCGCGCACACGAATCTCTACTGGTCCCAGCAGGTGGCCCCGGGGCGGGTCGGGGGGACGGCCGAGGCGGCGGACGTGGTCCTCGGGGCCGGGTAA
- a CDS encoding class I SAM-dependent methyltransferase → MYADSDVAALYDLLNPWDPVLNACDRFYHPLVMGADAVLDVGCGTGAMLTLARERGHRGRLLGLDPDRAALERARRRSDVAWVEGRAADAPRGAGFGLATMTGHAFQTLLTDDEVRASLAAIHGALRPGGVFAFETRHPGARAWERWTPANPDDVTELVDGAGRALRYWHDVDSVAGDVVTIRGTLADAEGRVLRVLGESLRFLGVARLDGFLAGAGFVVEERYGDWDRTAVGDTGPEIITVARRP, encoded by the coding sequence ATGTATGCGGACAGCGACGTGGCCGCGCTCTACGACCTGCTCAACCCCTGGGACCCCGTGCTGAACGCCTGCGACCGCTTCTACCACCCGCTCGTCATGGGCGCGGACGCGGTGCTCGACGTCGGGTGCGGTACGGGGGCCATGCTGACGCTCGCGAGGGAGCGGGGGCACCGGGGGCGGCTCCTCGGGCTCGACCCGGACCGGGCGGCGCTGGAGCGGGCGCGGCGGCGGAGCGATGTCGCGTGGGTCGAGGGGAGGGCGGCGGACGCGCCGCGGGGCGCGGGCTTCGGTCTCGCGACCATGACGGGGCACGCCTTCCAGACGCTGTTGACCGACGACGAGGTGCGGGCCTCCCTCGCGGCGATCCACGGCGCGCTGCGCCCCGGCGGCGTGTTCGCCTTCGAGACGCGGCACCCCGGGGCGCGGGCCTGGGAGCGGTGGACCCCGGCGAACCCGGACGACGTGACGGAGCTGGTGGACGGCGCGGGGCGGGCGCTGCGGTACTGGCACGACGTCGACTCCGTCGCCGGGGACGTGGTCACGATACGGGGGACGCTCGCCGACGCGGAGGGGAGGGTGCTCCGTGTCCTCGGCGAGAGCCTGCGCTTCCTGGGGGTCGCCCGGCTCGACGGCTTCCTCGCGGGGGCGGGTTTCGTGGTCGAGGAGCGGTACGGGGACTGGGACCGGACGGCGGTGGGCGACACCGGGCCGGAGATCATCACGGTCGCGCGGCGGCCGTGA
- the ykgO gene encoding type B 50S ribosomal protein L36, with the protein MKVRNSLRALKNRPGSQVVRRRGRVYVLNRKDPRQKARQG; encoded by the coding sequence GTGAAGGTACGCAACTCGCTCCGCGCCCTCAAGAACCGGCCCGGTTCCCAGGTGGTCCGCCGGCGTGGCCGTGTCTACGTCCTCAACCGCAAGGACCCCCGCCAGAAGGCCCGCCAGGGCTGA
- a CDS encoding MarR family winged helix-turn-helix transcriptional regulator has translation MTDTTAPEEEFLRLDRQICFSLNAASRAFGSVYRLALKDLGLTYPQYLVMLVLWEHGELPVKRIGALVRLDSGTLSPLLKRLEAAGLVRRERLATDERSVAVRLTPEGAALRTTALRVPRAIAGATGLRLDEIEDLRERLGRLTEALDRAAAEGLTDPSTGGVEPSSRG, from the coding sequence ATGACAGACACGACAGCGCCCGAGGAGGAGTTCCTGCGCCTCGACCGCCAGATCTGCTTCTCCCTCAACGCGGCCTCGCGTGCCTTCGGCAGCGTGTACCGGCTCGCGCTCAAGGATCTCGGGCTCACCTACCCGCAGTACCTCGTGATGCTCGTGCTGTGGGAACACGGCGAACTGCCGGTCAAGCGCATCGGCGCGCTGGTGCGCCTCGACTCGGGAACGCTCTCGCCGCTGCTCAAGCGACTGGAGGCGGCGGGGCTCGTACGGCGCGAACGCCTCGCGACCGACGAGCGCTCCGTCGCCGTGCGTCTCACCCCGGAGGGCGCGGCCCTGCGCACCACCGCGCTGCGCGTCCCGCGCGCCATCGCCGGGGCCACCGGGCTCCGTCTCGACGAGATCGAGGACCTGCGCGAGCGGCTCGGCCGCCTCACGGAAGCGCTGGACCGCGCGGCGGCGGAGGGTCTGACGGACCCGTCGACCGGGGGAGTCGAACCCTCAAGCCGAGGGTGA
- a CDS encoding SLC13 family permease: MEPQLSTVPAEILSVAVLLGVLFFAVARPRGLPEAVAAVPGAVLLVAVGAVSWHAAWEQVRTLLPVVGFLALILMLAQLCAADGLFQVAGAWVARWCGGSAKRMLGGVFAVAAVVTAALSLDATVVLLTPVVFATAAHAGARARPQVYATAHLANAASLLLPVSNLTNLLAFSASGLSFLGFAGLMAVPWLVAILLEYGVFRAYFREDLAAGVAAGERPATPRTPLLTLVVVGLTLAGFFLTSLAGLEPAWAALGGVVVLGGRALVRGRTTPRRLVASAAPLFCLFVLALGVVVQAVVGNGLEHGLGHLVPAGDSFVSLLAVAGLAALLANVINNLPAVLALLPIVAPGGAGPVLAALIGVNLGPNLTYAGSLATLLWRRVLHEHGERSSLGAFTRLGLLTVPLTLAGATAALWAGLRLGLG; this comes from the coding sequence GTGGAGCCCCAGCTGAGCACCGTGCCCGCCGAGATCCTGTCCGTCGCCGTCCTGCTCGGTGTGCTCTTCTTCGCCGTCGCGCGCCCGCGCGGGCTGCCCGAGGCGGTCGCGGCCGTGCCCGGGGCGGTGCTGCTCGTCGCGGTCGGCGCGGTGTCGTGGCACGCGGCCTGGGAGCAGGTGCGCACCCTGCTTCCCGTCGTCGGCTTCCTCGCCCTGATCCTGATGCTCGCCCAGCTCTGCGCCGCCGACGGGCTCTTCCAGGTGGCCGGGGCCTGGGTGGCGCGCTGGTGCGGGGGCAGCGCGAAGCGGATGCTCGGCGGCGTCTTCGCGGTCGCGGCCGTCGTGACGGCGGCGCTGAGCCTGGACGCGACGGTCGTCCTGCTCACGCCCGTGGTCTTCGCGACCGCCGCGCACGCCGGGGCCCGTGCGCGCCCGCAGGTCTACGCGACCGCGCACCTCGCCAACGCCGCCTCGCTCCTGCTGCCCGTCTCGAACCTCACCAACCTGCTCGCCTTCTCGGCGAGCGGCCTGAGCTTCCTCGGCTTCGCGGGGCTCATGGCGGTGCCCTGGCTCGTCGCGATCCTCCTGGAGTACGGGGTCTTCCGGGCGTACTTCCGCGAGGACCTCGCCGCCGGGGTCGCCGCCGGGGAGCGACCGGCCACCCCGCGCACCCCGCTCCTCACGCTCGTCGTCGTCGGGCTCACGCTCGCCGGTTTCTTCCTCACCTCGCTCGCGGGTCTCGAACCGGCCTGGGCCGCGCTCGGCGGGGTCGTCGTGCTCGGCGGGCGCGCGCTCGTCCGGGGCCGTACGACGCCGCGCCGCCTCGTCGCCTCCGCCGCGCCACTGTTCTGCCTCTTCGTCCTCGCGCTCGGCGTCGTCGTCCAGGCGGTCGTGGGCAATGGCCTGGAGCACGGGCTCGGGCACCTCGTGCCCGCCGGGGACTCCTTCGTCTCCCTCCTCGCCGTCGCGGGCCTCGCGGCGCTCCTCGCGAACGTGATCAACAACCTCCCGGCCGTGCTCGCGCTCCTGCCGATCGTGGCCCCGGGTGGTGCCGGGCCCGTGCTGGCCGCGCTCATCGGCGTCAACCTCGGGCCCAACCTCACGTACGCGGGTTCGCTCGCCACCCTGCTGTGGCGCCGCGTCCTGCACGAACACGGGGAGCGCTCCTCGCTCGGCGCCTTCACACGGCTCGGCCTCCTCACCGTGCCGCTCACCCTCGCGGGGGCGACGGCCGCGCTCTGGGCGGGGCTGCGGCTGGGACTCGGCTGA
- a CDS encoding MFS transporter, whose translation MAQQEPASPAPEEAYTPDPARWKALAVCLVAGFMTLLDVSIVNVALPSIRTGLDTPESDLQWVLSGYALSFGLFLVPSGRLGDARGRRRVFMAGLVLFTLASASCGAAQSSLWLVISRLVQGVAGGLVSPQISALIQQMFRGRERGKAFGAFGSVVGISTAVGPLLGGLLIQAAGPEEGWRWVFYVNLPIGALCLVLAHRLLPDTPGARGVRLRELDPVGVLLLGAGVVALLLPFVQSRQWPGDEKYLLLVVSAALLAVFAWWERRCTRSGAEPLLDLALYRVRSYSLGSSLGLLYFAGFTSIFFVSTLYLQSGLHYSALQAGLTLTPFALGSGLSAGIGGRLVDRLGRPLVVVGLLMVAIGLAGTAFAVHQVTGKGIGWALIAPLLFAGLGSGLVISPNQTLTLSEVPVRRAGSAGGALQTGQRVGSAIGIAAVGSVFFGRLADDGWSNAYDHGLIVSVGFVIAALLVAIADVVAGRREKGAGRARA comes from the coding sequence GTGGCCCAGCAGGAACCGGCTTCCCCGGCCCCGGAGGAGGCGTACACCCCGGACCCGGCCCGGTGGAAGGCGCTCGCTGTCTGCCTGGTCGCCGGGTTCATGACGCTCCTCGACGTGTCGATCGTGAACGTCGCGCTGCCCTCGATCCGCACGGGTCTCGACACCCCCGAGTCCGACCTCCAGTGGGTGCTGTCCGGGTACGCGCTCTCCTTCGGCCTCTTCCTCGTCCCCTCCGGCCGGCTCGGCGACGCGCGCGGCAGGCGGCGCGTGTTCATGGCCGGGCTCGTCCTGTTCACGCTCGCCTCCGCCTCCTGCGGGGCCGCGCAGTCGAGCCTGTGGCTCGTGATCTCGCGCCTCGTCCAGGGCGTCGCGGGCGGGCTCGTCTCGCCGCAGATCTCCGCGCTCATCCAGCAGATGTTCCGGGGCAGGGAGCGCGGCAAGGCGTTCGGGGCCTTCGGCTCGGTCGTCGGCATCTCGACGGCCGTGGGGCCGCTGCTCGGCGGCCTCCTCATCCAGGCGGCGGGCCCCGAGGAGGGCTGGCGCTGGGTCTTCTACGTGAACCTGCCGATCGGCGCGCTCTGCCTCGTCCTCGCGCACCGGCTGCTCCCGGACACGCCGGGCGCGCGCGGCGTGCGGCTGCGGGAACTCGATCCGGTGGGCGTGCTGCTGCTCGGTGCCGGCGTGGTCGCGCTGCTGCTGCCCTTCGTGCAGTCCCGGCAGTGGCCGGGCGACGAGAAGTACCTGCTGCTCGTGGTCTCCGCCGCGCTGCTCGCCGTGTTCGCGTGGTGGGAGCGGCGCTGCACGCGCTCGGGAGCCGAGCCGCTGCTCGACCTCGCGCTCTACCGGGTGCGGTCGTACTCGCTCGGTTCCTCGCTCGGCCTGCTCTACTTCGCCGGGTTCACGTCGATCTTCTTCGTGAGCACGCTCTACCTCCAGAGCGGGCTGCACTACTCGGCGCTCCAGGCGGGGCTCACGCTCACGCCCTTCGCGCTCGGCTCCGGGCTCTCGGCGGGGATCGGCGGCAGGCTCGTCGACCGGCTCGGGCGCCCGCTCGTCGTCGTGGGGCTGCTCATGGTCGCGATCGGCCTCGCGGGCACGGCGTTCGCGGTGCACCAGGTGACCGGCAAGGGCATCGGCTGGGCCCTCATCGCCCCGCTGCTCTTCGCCGGGCTCGGCAGCGGTCTCGTCATCTCGCCGAACCAGACCCTCACCCTTTCGGAGGTACCGGTGCGCAGGGCGGGCAGCGCGGGCGGCGCACTCCAGACGGGGCAGCGGGTCGGCTCGGCGATCGGCATCGCGGCCGTGGGCTCCGTCTTCTTCGGCCGCCTCGCCGACGACGGCTGGTCGAACGCCTACGACCACGGCCTCATCGTCTCGGTCGGCTTCGTCATCGCCGCGCTGCTCGTCGCGATCGCCGACGTGGTCGCGGGGCGGCGTGAGAAGGGGGCGGGACGGGCGAGGGCGTGA
- a CDS encoding CGNR zinc finger domain-containing protein, with protein MVWERQGPPGAVCAARGCARVLIPYGAGPPRRYCSRRCATRERVAAHRARTAGDVSPSA; from the coding sequence GTGGTGTGGGAGCGGCAGGGCCCGCCGGGCGCCGTCTGCGCGGCGCGCGGCTGTGCGCGCGTGCTGATCCCGTACGGGGCGGGGCCGCCGCGGCGCTACTGCTCGCGGCGGTGCGCGACGCGGGAACGCGTGGCGGCGCACCGGGCCCGTACCGCCGGGGATGTCTCACCCTCGGCTTGA
- a CDS encoding organic hydroperoxide resistance protein, with amino-acid sequence MDAIYTAVATANGREGRAVSSDGQLDLGLAMPPALGGDGKGTNPEQLFAAGYAACFASALGLVSKQAGADTSDASVTAEVGIGKDGASFGLKVTLRVELPDTIDAETGHKLVEQAHQVCPYSKATRGNIDVDLVVE; translated from the coding sequence ATGGACGCGATCTACACGGCGGTGGCCACGGCGAACGGGCGCGAGGGCCGCGCGGTCAGCTCGGACGGCCAGCTCGACCTCGGCCTCGCGATGCCCCCCGCGCTGGGCGGCGACGGCAAGGGCACCAACCCCGAGCAGCTCTTCGCCGCCGGGTACGCGGCCTGTTTCGCGAGCGCTCTCGGCCTCGTCTCGAAGCAGGCGGGCGCCGACACGAGCGACGCCTCCGTCACCGCCGAGGTCGGCATCGGCAAGGACGGCGCGAGCTTCGGCCTCAAGGTGACCCTGCGCGTCGAGCTTCCCGACACGATCGACGCCGAGACGGGCCACAAGCTCGTCGAGCAGGCCCACCAGGTGTGCCCGTACTCCAAGGCGACGCGCGGCAACATCGACGTGGACCTCGTCGTCGAGTAA
- a CDS encoding HD domain-containing protein, with protein MTEEQAPAGIRVPDTRLAREATALVREATDDLIYDHSRRVYFFGALQGRRRGLSFDPELLYVGAMFHDLGLLPRHRDSGRRFEVDGAEEARAFLHSHGVPEDSVRRVWTAIALHTTPGVPEFMEPEVALVTAGVEYDVLGIGYGDLTAGQRAEVVALHPRPDFKRRILAAFTEGVAPKPATTFGNVKADVLEHFVPGFRRDDFVTTIEDSEWPE; from the coding sequence ATGACCGAGGAGCAGGCCCCGGCGGGGATTCGCGTGCCCGACACCCGCCTCGCACGCGAGGCGACCGCGCTGGTGCGCGAGGCGACGGACGACCTGATCTACGACCACTCGCGCCGCGTGTACTTCTTCGGCGCGCTCCAGGGGCGGCGCAGGGGGCTGAGCTTCGATCCCGAACTGCTCTACGTGGGAGCGATGTTCCACGACCTGGGCCTCCTCCCCCGCCACCGCGACAGCGGGCGCCGCTTCGAGGTGGACGGCGCGGAGGAGGCGCGCGCCTTCCTCCACTCGCACGGCGTCCCCGAGGACAGCGTGCGCCGCGTGTGGACGGCGATCGCGCTGCACACGACGCCGGGCGTCCCGGAGTTCATGGAGCCCGAGGTGGCGCTCGTGACGGCGGGGGTCGAGTACGACGTCCTCGGCATCGGGTACGGGGACCTGACGGCCGGACAGCGCGCGGAGGTCGTCGCCCTCCACCCGCGCCCCGACTTCAAGCGCCGCATCCTCGCGGCCTTCACGGAGGGCGTCGCGCCGAAGCCCGCGACGACGTTCGGGAACGTCAAGGCCGATGTCCTGGAGCACTTCGTGCCCGGTTTCCGGCGCGACGACTTCGTGACGACGATCGAGGACTCGGAGTGGCCCGAGTGA
- a CDS encoding MFS transporter has protein sequence MPHRPSPLARHLLAAALARTGDETAGPALLLLALGVTGGPARASALFGALLVSAALGGPVLGALLDRARRPGHVLAAALTGYATGLGLLLLGLGRAPYPLLLALALLTGLLGPALSGGWTSQVPALVPPAALPRAAALDGIGFTAATLLGPALAGLCASLAGAPAAVATALALVLLAAPAALRLPPRREEPRPHHVLAALGAGARAVRTTRSLARATLVSTVSTAGQGVFVSCAPLLGARLLGGAAHGTALLALGAASALAAGAVLARRPTALPPDTLLGASVLVLAAAPLLAAVPAPWALVAAVLLTGAGEGPQLTALLAIRHRDAPPGLRGQVFTTGASLKITAYALGAALAGALAAHSLTAALLTGATLNLLAGAAFRALRPLTAAARP, from the coding sequence ATGCCGCACCGCCCGTCCCCGCTCGCCCGCCACCTCCTCGCCGCCGCCCTCGCCCGCACGGGCGACGAGACGGCGGGGCCCGCGCTGCTGCTGCTCGCGCTGGGCGTCACCGGCGGCCCCGCCCGCGCGAGCGCCCTGTTCGGGGCGCTCCTCGTCAGCGCGGCGCTCGGCGGGCCCGTGCTCGGCGCCCTCCTCGACCGCGCGCGGCGCCCCGGACACGTCCTCGCGGCGGCGCTCACCGGCTACGCGACCGGGCTCGGCCTCCTGCTCCTGGGCCTCGGCCGGGCCCCGTACCCCCTCCTCCTCGCACTCGCCCTCCTCACCGGGCTGCTCGGCCCCGCCCTCTCCGGCGGCTGGACCTCCCAGGTCCCCGCCCTCGTCCCGCCCGCCGCGCTCCCGCGCGCCGCGGCCCTCGACGGCATCGGCTTCACGGCCGCGACGCTCCTCGGCCCCGCACTCGCCGGGCTCTGCGCGAGCCTCGCGGGCGCGCCCGCCGCCGTCGCGACCGCGCTGGCCCTCGTCCTCCTCGCGGCCCCGGCGGCCCTCCGCCTCCCGCCGCGCCGCGAGGAACCCCGCCCGCACCACGTGCTCGCCGCGCTCGGCGCGGGGGCCCGTGCCGTGCGCACGACCCGTTCCCTCGCCCGCGCCACTCTCGTCAGCACGGTCTCCACCGCCGGGCAGGGGGTGTTCGTGAGCTGCGCGCCGCTGCTCGGCGCACGGCTCCTCGGCGGCGCGGCGCACGGCACCGCCCTCCTCGCGCTCGGCGCCGCTTCCGCGCTCGCGGCGGGCGCCGTCCTCGCGCGCAGGCCCACCGCGCTGCCCCCGGATACGCTCCTCGGCGCGAGCGTCCTGGTCCTCGCCGCCGCGCCGCTGCTCGCCGCCGTACCCGCGCCCTGGGCCCTCGTCGCCGCCGTGCTCCTCACCGGTGCCGGCGAGGGCCCGCAGCTCACCGCGCTCCTCGCGATCCGCCACCGCGACGCGCCCCCCGGACTGCGCGGCCAGGTCTTCACGACCGGCGCGAGCCTCAAGATCACGGCCTACGCGCTCGGCGCCGCCCTCGCGGGAGCGCTCGCCGCCCACTCGCTGACGGCGGCGCTCCTCACGGGCGCGACCCTCAACCTCCTCGCGGGCGCGGCCTTCCGCGCCCTGCGCCCGCTCACGGCCGCCGCGCGACCGTGA